The window AAATGAACAAACACTTAGAAAGTCTTACATTATGCCAAACTTTGTACCTCGGGATATTGTCAATGGTAAGAACTCAGCAACCTTTTCAAAGACTAAACCTGGAATGTTGCTTAAGCCAGTTCATGTTCAGGGAGCATCCACTGACATACTTGATGTTGATGGGTTTTCATCAGATTTGGATTCCAGAACATTTTGTGATACTGGAAGCAAATCTGATAGTCCAAAAGATCCTAACTTCCAAATGAAGCTTGGATCTCAGAATGAAGTCAGAGAATCTATTGAGGATAAGCATCCTATCAAAAGTGTCACAGAGAAGTTTGAAAAAACTTTAACACCAGACAGATTTTCTGACCAAGATAAATGTAAGTTTTTTTCTGCCAAATCCCTTTATAGGTCAAATGCAAGTCATTGCTGATTTCTGGAATTGGCTCCTCTAAAATGATTAGTTCACTTTCGAGCAAAGTGTCACATCTCAAGTTCTCAACAATACTTGCAATTTCCTTTCTTAGTATACTTTTCCACTCGTACAAAAAATGAGCTAGCTGCCCCACCATTCTCTTCTCTATTCTTAGTTATAGTGTGGGCTAAATTAGTGGCTAACATCATTTCCCTGAACTATATTTGGCTTCTTATTAGTTGAATAACTGCTTTTCACTTTGATCCCATACCTATAGACTTGAATAAGCCAAGTTCTAATCACATTGTGTTTCTCTTCCATTCATTATATCTAAAATATCATACATTTGGGTCTTGCTTGACAAATCTGTGGAGATTTATACTGAACTTCTATGTATGCTTCTTAttctataagaaaaaaatatgcttGTTATTTCTGACTTCAATCTCctgaaaaatattgaataaactGTTGGCCAACACTCTTGAGTCTTGACAGATAAACTCTTACAAAGATGTTAATAAACTGTGATTCTGACTTGTAGTTTATGGATATTTTAGTTCTACTTGTGTAAAAAGTTGGCATGCCATGTGCTTTAGGTCATTAAtatgggaaaataaaatattatcatccATGGTTAATATGTGATCATCTTTCAGGTAATCAATCCTCTCCATACAGCAAGGAGATGAGTCCAGTTAAATATGTCAATGGAGGTTTGCCATAGCTCATCAATGTTGTTTTATTATGCACTAAGAAAGCCCCTGGAAACTGAATAGTTTTAAATCCTGCTTTTGGCAGTTGCTGTTTTACAAGGAAGGACCCGTTCTTTGGTTGAGAGGTTTGAAAGAAGGGAAAGAACTCCCACCGATGAGAATCAAGCTAATGCAACCCCCACCACAATATtcgaaaataaggaaaaaattcTCAAAGAAGATCAAACTAATGCATCCCCCATCACCAGCATAACATCTGAGAAGGGTGAAAGATTTCCTTTCGGCGATGATCAAAACAATATGCCCAATGTTCCCAACACAACCAGTGAAACTGACAAGTCTGCTAACTTCCTGGTAAAAATCTAGCTTGTAACAAGATATAGTTTAGTCAAGCTGGATTTTTTTGGGTCATCTTGCTATCACTTTTTACGATTTGTTGCATTGGTTTAGTTGAACTTACTCAACTATATCTTGTTATATAATGTCAGAAAGTTGAGCCTCAAGTTCTTGGAAGCGATTCAAACTCTGCAAATGATGGAGAGATAATTGAAGGGCTGATGCAAACTCATGATGTAACATTAAGTAATCTCCGTTCACGTTTGACAAAATTACAGGTATTTTAGCTAGTCAGATATCAATATCATTTGCTTTTAGATGAAGCCCGTGTTTAGACTTGTAATCCCAGTATCACTAAGTATTAATTTTAGACATAAAACTTATAACAGTGTTTGGCTATAACTTATATGCTGAGATGTAAGGGTGCATTTTTGTTTAAGTTTTCTTAACAGGGTTATAGAAAGAAAGGATCCGGCTCCCCTAAAGTGAGCAATTCACTTTAGAGGGTAAAGTAATATCAGTCATTGACAAGAAAATTAACAGACGATGTTACTTTATCTATACTCACATTAAAGAAGCCAAATCCagaaagaaaatgacaaaagctGGAACAATTTCGTTCCCCAATTGGTTCTAAGTAAGGTGCATTTGCAGGTAGTGCAGCATTTTTGGGAGCGGAATGATACTAAAGGTGCCATCAGTGCTTTGAGAAAGTTGCCTGATCAATCTGtgcgtatttttttatattaagtggTCATGTGTCACTTGTTCGGTCTTTGTTTGTTCTGTATTAAATGCTTTAACTAGTTATTTATGGTTTTGTTCTTTAATATATAGTCCTGAAGATAACTTCCTCTGAATGTAGGTTCAAGCTGATGTTATCAGTGTCCTTGTTGATAAGATGGAGATTATCACCTTagatttattttcttgtttacttcCTGTGCTCACAGGTTTGTTGGATAGCAACATAGAAAGGTAATCCTTTATTAACATGGTGTTAGGAAAATTCATGCTGGAAGTTAAAGTATGTGAGGCCTCATATTTGCTTTCATCTAGTGTGCAACTTATAGTTTGTAGGCCGTGACCTCACAGAAGCAGTTTAAATTGTCATGCATGTTCCTACTGATGGTCTTGCATATCACTGGGGATTTGGTCTTTAATTGAACTCAATGACGAGTGTGATCCACATAATCAACCTCACCTTGTAGGATTTGTTGTTCCTACTGATGGTGGCCTTTGCAGAAAATCACAATGTGGTTTCGGTAGACATTAACTCTGTTCTTACTGTGCAGACATGTGAAGGTGTCACTGGATATGCTGCTGAAGCTTGTGGCAGTTTTTGGTCCAACAATACGTTCAACCATTTCAGCACCTCCCTCTGTTGGGATTGATCTACATGCAGAGCAAAGGTATCCTCCATCTTCACCTAATGTGGCTTTCGCTATCTCATAAAGTTTATATGTTAATGATCctaatttatacaaaatcttGAGAACaggcgagaatgctccaatcagTGCTTTATGCAACTGCAAAAGATCCGAATGATTCTTCCAATATTAATAAGGTAAACATTTCATCTTTAGTGTTGCCAACTCATGCATACTGAAGTCAATCTTGCAGACTgatgattttaaaatagaaaacaaaaatagtcCTTGCCAGtttctatttctttattttgaacTTGTCCTTGTATGACAAGATTTGCATGCCTTTGAAAAATTAGAGAAGTAGCATTTGCAACTATATATTCCTATGATAAAAAAAGGTATGTTAAACAATTTGCATTGCGTTTTGGGCTTTTGGCAGATAATGCATGTTTCTGTTGAATTGCTTCTCATTTTAATAAAGCAGTAATTCCTCTCTCAGATTTACTAAACAACTTAATGCTGTCAATTCTTAACCTGTTTCTTTAAATATCACTCTGACATTCATTTACATCTACATACAATCAAGAGTCGCTCGCTGTTTCACTTCTCCCCTGCTTTTTGTTGCAGGAGGGGTGGTATATTGGCCAAGTCTGCCCAAGAGCTGAATTTAGTTCTTCAACAACCCTAACTAAAGGTGTTGTTTTATGAACTTCATCCAACTCACGAATGAGTGACTTGGCTTAACATGCTGCTTAGCAGGATTGTGTACAAAACATGAAGCCTTCATGTTGGTCTTTTTCATCCACAGCCAACAATTTCCTTTCGAAGATTTGCACTAGCGACGGTTGTCATCAGCTTTGTTTAATGGCAGAAAATTTTAGCCAAGTAAGATATGTGTGAGATATCTGAATGAATTATTAGACCTTGTGCTTAATTGCTTGAAAAGTATCTCAGTCTTCAACTGAGTGAATGTATCAGTCTGCTGTATTTAGTAGTTGTGCAAAATTCCTTGTATGTGCAAATATCCAATGAAATGTATCTTTTTTCTGGGGTCAAAGTACTCATGCttcttttgttaaaataattggAGTGGTCAGAACTTACAAATATGATGTTCACTGTACATTTAGATCATAGAATGCTCAATTTGAATACTGGGCAGATTAAGATTGTCATTACCAATTACCAAAGCTGCTCTTGGATTCTATCAAAGTAAATTTGTATTAAGGAGTAAGGACGATGATACTTGTGTTGACTTTATCATTATATAAGAGTTCGGCGAAtaggtttttttctttctttggtgAACATAATTTTGTGAGTCGGTAAACATCTTCCCTTTTACATTACAACTACTTGAATAAGACAATCAAGCCGTTATTTAGGTAAAATAGTTACGTGGGTGTGACTAaagttgtttattattattattattattattattattattattattattattatttcagttCTATTTTAATAGTTAACTACAGAAAGAGTATTACATATCAATCTTTAAGCTTTTTGCAACCTGGGAAAGCATATAACTATTATGTGTTAAAGTTAAAGTTAATGTAATTCTTGTTGTGAAATTTCTCATAAAGGCATAATTTTTCACCGGAAATAATTCTACCAAGTTAGATAAGATTACTATGatcagtaaatttttttaatttaaattcaattgtaTACTCATGTCTTGGATTTGATACCATTAATTAATATGGAACATGTGCTCGGTATGGTCATAATTTTAAACTGCATAATGATaaattgttgattttatttACTAGTTCATTATATGATATACCATGGATTTTTCACACCCTGGTTTAAATAATTAGTTGTGGGGTTCAAATAATTAGTTGTGATCACTTCCATTAATCATCATCAAATGGGAGATGTATTAGGAGAGAAAATAGCTACAAAACTATGTTTTCTAAATTAGTACATAAATTGAATGATTCACTTCAGTACGTTTACTTTTGTGGGGGAGGGGGTATTGTGCTTCCTTTGAATGGGTGGAAAATGGAAAGAGACAATTGATCAGGAGAAAATATAAGACGattatactatttttcttattttgtgaaTAAAGTTTTCTCCGTTGAAGGTGTCACAAAATATCtactttttttagataaaaatgtatttattttaaagttaggTAAAAGTAATTCAatagatatttatttaaataaatgggttaattaattttttagcctctaattttatatgaattttcacttttaacgcttcaaaaatattttgatctATTTTGGTATtctataaatttgttaatttcatttttattgtttattgttaatttgaacaattaaaCGATGATATGACATTCAAGTAGACATGTGATGTAGTATATTAGACCATTGTTGTTAATGTGATAATCtcgtgataattttttaaaaatgtcatttttttttctcaatttctatttttaattcctaaaaaatattgatattttttagtctctaaataaaaaagttttattgttttcagtaactaaaatttttttcattcttagtCTCTCAAAAGCTTGATAATTTTGGTGAAAACATTTtcttagagactaaaaaaatcattctttagagattaaaaataaaaatcgagaaaaaaaaattgacagttttaaaaattaattatttaacaaaatatcatGTGACGGATGTGGCATCATTTATTTACTGTATAAGTTAAcggtaagaattaaaaataaaataaataaatatttggaaGATCAAAACcgatcaaaataatttttgagaGACTAAAAGCAAAAATTCATATACGAGGGGAAAACTTAATTAACCTTGAATAAATTTCTAtcgtctatttttctttattaaaaggtaattatgataaaaacaaGCATAGGGTTAGGTTTTATATCATTGGCTATGATTATATGGTCTTTCTATTTAGTTAGTACTATGTTGATTGCATTGTCAATTAAATTAGACGGAGTATActcaaattaagttattttcttttgatctaaACAGTAAAGTTTATCCGCACGAAATCTGTAGGTCAATCCCCAGCGAGACCCAATAATTTCTTTAGCGGGTGTGTTTGATTTGAGTTTCAATATCTACTTAGTTGATGGATCATTTTTTTCAGTTGAATTAAATCGTAACTTTTATCCAAATTGAGATTTATAGTAAAGTTATCTCTCTTGATTTCCCATTAAATGTGAAAAACTCCAAACATAaatcaagtttaaaaaaaacttatttttaactaagtgtattggattaagatttcaaaggattttaaaagatttttttatgattaaaaagtcttgtggtattcaatcaagacttttataaaatataaacaaatcttgtgatattcaattaagacaataaagatttttttttcagggcAACAAAATCTGTTGGTATTCAATTGAGATTTCTTACCacttttaaaatgtcttttggtattcaaaagtaaatagatTTTGATGGATTCTTTTGTGGAATGGATTTTGAGAGACTTTTTAGTTAGAAATATACATAAAATACTCTTCCAACAATCTCACCCAAACCCTTGAGACTTTTCATAATCTTCCAaagactttttcttctcctGCCGAACAAGACACAAACCACTACCAGGTTCATTCTCTTAcaacttttcaatcaattttacctatttttttaatggcaatcgatagtcaatattgttcatactatatgtatattacgcaaatcaaaagaaaagggtGCTGTATATGCTTCAAGATTTCGTATTCATATTGTTTTCAACGTCCAGGCAATGAATATGCATCAAAAGAATGGCAATTGATATGCATCAAGATTtcatattgctttttttttagtactgtatatgcaaatcaaaataaaaaactcttttttttttgtttcttcaacttgtttttttacaacgtccattattattattattattttcttgtgttattattaaaatgttaattattaatgtgttattattatttttttgacagcgtgttattattattattattgtgttaataattttttaattgttattgtgttattattattgttattttgttaataatttttttttaaataattttatgatatatgagtattatttttatggaaaatgctaacatgtgcccttaagacacttgttagtgtattatgtatagaaattttgtattgaaagttgtgcaatttacttttttaaaagtcaaaaattgttgtttttaagaCATAGTTACTATTGGAAGTATCCTTAACATGTGCCCTAAGTACGCATGTTAGCATGacccttattttattattaggtagttttttattggtttttctatTGAATTGTATATTATTCGGGATATAGTCACTATACTTTTGACAATTaggaaacaataactatttttgtcaaataactagtttcttatatatatattagcgaTCAAATGGGGGAttcacaagaaaataacaaaggaaAGAGTAGAGACAAAGATAATTATGTATCTTGGACTATGGAGGATACCAATGAGTTGTTGCACCTCTTGGTGGATGCTATGAATAGGGGATTGCGTGATGCCAATGGGTCACTTAGCAAACAAAATGTAGAACGAATAATACTTCCTCAACTCAATGCAAAAACTAAATTCCCTAAAACTTATAGTCATTATTTGAGTCGGATGAAGTGGTTTCGAAACCAGTATAACATGATGTCAACCCTTATGCGCAACAACTCTGGCTTTGGATGGGACCCAATTGGAAAAACTTTCACTGCTCATGAGGATGTATGGAAAGATTACTTAAAGGTGAGCTAAGttcataatcttttaaatatattaatagttataaatttagtaaattataatatttgtagtatattaacaatgattttttttttagtcccaCCCAAGTCACAGCAAACTTCGAGGAAAAAGTATGGTTGATTATGAGTATTTGAAGATCGTTGTTGGGGGTGGAGTTTCTAGCGGGAATAATTCTATATCAGTCGATCCAGATGATACTGATGCAACAACTTTTGAGCCAAAAAATAGAACTGTTGGGATAGAAGAATTTTCATATGATCCTAATAGTGATACATTCATAACACCAAATAACTATGAACCAGCATATCAGCCTCCATCACCAAACCAACCAAGTCCACCATCCCATCCCCCTTTAGATTCAGAGGTTCccatagaaaaacaaaactgtcacAAGCGAAGGAGATCCGAGTATGGAGGGAGTTCAAGCGCTGTTGGGATCAACAATCAAGGCAACGTTCTGGAAAATCTTTCTGTTGGCATTGGGACTATtgctgtgaattttgaaaaaatatccaacatgatggagaaaagagaaaaagatagagaTAGAGATAGAGAGCTCGAGGGTATTATTTGGgatgttataaaagaaatttcaaatttggaTGACATAACGCGTTTCAAGACAGCTGAATTGTTAAATACTAAAgcaaaaaaggattttttcttgaagatgtcacCGGAAGAACGCTCATCTTGGATAAACTTTAAGTTagggaataattaatattttgatcatctattattaacatattattttaaacatcgTGAGTTTGTTGAACTATATCTTTTGGGTCTCTATTTTGGTTGAagtatttggtttgttttttggtCGAACTATTATGGTTGTATTTTGGTTGAaatatttggtttgttttttggtCGAACTATTATGGTTGAAGTATTTAggttatatattttgtgaaattgTTGTGGTTAaactttagttatatttattttatatatgaatttgtatTAACTTTGATATTGACTTATAACCATGACCATGACATAAAGAACGAAGAAATGGATGGAGATATATATAATGAAGATACAAATGATGAAGATATAGATGACGAGGAAACAAATGAAGAATTTTATGAAGCCACATACACATATGTGATGGCAATTTATGCTTTAATAGATATATTAAATCAGTTTTTGAATATGATGCGTGGTGAACATATTGAACGTCCATTAACTCGACGACAAATTACTAGTCGGGGATATGACTATATACACAAAGCATTAAACGATGATCCTGCAATCTTTCGACAAGTATATAGGATGTATCCTGATGTATTTCGAAAGTTGTGCAcgattataagagaaaaaacacCTTTGGAGGATACAAGATTTATTTGTGTTGAAGAAATGCTTGCATCATTCCTACATATTGTCGGCCAGAACACTCGATATTGTGTAATCCGCAATACATTTGGCCGATCACAATTTGCTACAAGTGAAAATTTTCACAAGATTTTGAAAGCTCTGAACTCATTAGCACCTGATTTAATGGTTAGACCAGGCTCAACTGTGCCTGCAAAAATAAGGGAAAGCACAAGGTTTTATCCTTATTTTAAGGTATGTGatcattatctaattataacaaaattataattataattgtgattatta of the Glycine max cultivar Williams 82 chromosome 13, Glycine_max_v4.0, whole genome shotgun sequence genome contains:
- the LOC102660929 gene encoding uncharacterized protein At2g29880 translates to MGDSQENNKGKSRDKDNYVSWTMEDTNELLHLLVDAMNRGLRDANGSLSKQNVERIILPQLNAKTKFPKTYSHYLSRMKWFRNQYNMMSTLMRNNSGFGWDPIGKTFTAHEDVWKDYLKSHPSHSKLRGKSMVDYEYLKIVVGGGVSSGNNSISVDPDDTDATTFEPKNRTVGIEEFSYDPNSDTFITPNNYEPAYQPPSPNQPSPPSHPPLDSEVPIEKQNCHKRRRSEYGGSSSAVGINNQGNVLENLSVGIGTIAVNFEKISNMMEKREKDRDRDRELEGIIWDVIKEISNLDDITRFKTAELLNTKAKKDFFLKMSPEERSSWINFKLGNN